One window from the genome of Campylobacter concisus encodes:
- a CDS encoding divergent polysaccharide deacetylase family protein, which produces MSEKKTTKKRPTKKSAGRSHNKTYLGIGIIAAILIIALSVALSIKNNGAEQISKANEPKIEKQISKKAEPKVASKEKKQEYEKRKYPLKFDEDENLSKIFTDPKHKSELALNSKVEPKEQKKIAEVKSEAKKEEIKKEQNDTKNLLASYKNTEPSVIENEQKIEPFYSSKIEQKTELKPQNFEVKIDQNKSAEIEKKEKFKSEDTKVEPAKKAENLTTKKIEKTKYEEKNIKKDSFEAVPFTPNTSVKGRAKLVIIIDDVATFEHASMIKSLGLKITPSIFPATKTHPDTPNIARTFEFYMIHLPMQAKHFDSPEIGTLTINESFESMLEKIKKIRKDFPRAKYTNNHTGSRFTSDFDAMDKAYRALIEQGFVFVDSKTIAQTAVARAAKKHNQPYISRDIFLDDDPSASAVRRELVAAVNLAKKRGYAIAIGHPKKNTIAVIKESKNNLLKDVDVVYLKDIL; this is translated from the coding sequence TTGAGCGAAAAAAAGACTACAAAGAAGCGACCTACAAAAAAGAGTGCAGGTCGCTCTCACAATAAAACCTATCTTGGTATCGGCATTATCGCGGCTATTTTGATAATAGCACTTAGCGTAGCTCTTAGTATAAAAAATAATGGTGCAGAACAGATAAGCAAAGCAAATGAGCCAAAGATAGAGAAGCAAATTTCTAAAAAAGCTGAGCCAAAGGTTGCCAGTAAAGAGAAAAAACAAGAATACGAAAAGAGAAAATACCCTCTAAAATTTGATGAAGATGAAAATTTAAGTAAAATTTTTACCGATCCTAAGCATAAAAGTGAGCTTGCTTTAAATTCAAAAGTTGAGCCAAAAGAGCAAAAGAAGATAGCTGAAGTAAAGAGTGAAGCCAAAAAAGAAGAGATAAAAAAAGAGCAAAACGATACTAAAAATTTACTTGCAAGTTATAAAAATACAGAGCCTAGTGTAATAGAAAATGAACAAAAGATAGAGCCATTTTATAGCTCAAAAATCGAACAAAAAACTGAGTTAAAACCTCAAAATTTTGAAGTAAAAATCGATCAAAATAAAAGCGCTGAAATAGAAAAAAAAGAGAAATTTAAAAGCGAGGATACAAAAGTCGAGCCAGCTAAAAAAGCTGAAAATTTAACCACTAAAAAGATAGAAAAAACAAAATATGAAGAAAAAAATATAAAAAAAGATAGCTTTGAAGCGGTACCTTTTACGCCAAATACTAGTGTAAAAGGGCGCGCAAAGCTCGTCATCATAATAGACGATGTGGCGACATTTGAACATGCGAGTATGATAAAGTCGCTTGGCTTAAAAATCACGCCGTCTATTTTTCCAGCGACAAAAACTCATCCAGATACGCCAAATATCGCAAGAACATTTGAGTTTTATATGATACATCTTCCGATGCAAGCAAAGCACTTTGATAGCCCAGAGATAGGAACTCTTACTATCAACGAGAGTTTTGAGAGCATGCTTGAGAAGATAAAAAAGATACGCAAAGACTTCCCGCGTGCAAAATATACAAACAACCACACAGGATCACGCTTTACAAGCGATTTTGACGCTATGGATAAGGCATATAGGGCGCTGATAGAGCAGGGCTTTGTCTTTGTTGATAGCAAAACTATCGCTCAAACCGCAGTAGCAAGAGCTGCAAAAAAACATAATCAGCCATACATTTCAAGAGATATATTTTTAGACGACGATCCATCGGCTAGTGCTGTTAGACGTGAGCTTGTGGCTGCTGTAAATTTGGCTAAAAAAAGAGGCTATGCGATCGCTATCGGGCATCCAAAGAAAAATACGATTGCAGTGATAAAAGAGAGCAAAAATAATCTTTTAAAAGATGTTGATGTGGTTTATTTAAAAGATATTTTATGA